aggTGCCAAGAGGAGGCAAAGGCAAATAATATATGGGAGGGATAAGAAATGCATTTTGGTTATcatgttgcatttttaaaatgaaaagctttcTCCCCATGCCAAGAGCCACGGAGAGAAGTGTATGAATTAGAGAACAACAGGCTCAGAACAGCACCTCCGCTTACAGGAGACGTATTCTCACTTTTTTGTTACAGAACCATCGTCTCCTATTAGGAGTCATacggaaaatatttatattcaaatcTCTATTGGCAGATTGGAGTGAAAGCATAGGAGGTATATGGGGTGATGAGGGAGAAACTGGAATGTCACAAGTGAAGTAGCGACCAGGAGATAAAAAAAGATCTACTGTAGAGTTCAAGTTTCAGGACAACAAAACCTCTGTGTGATAATACATTTCCATTCCCCACCTCGCGTCCCACTCAGTTTCAAGCAGTATTTAAGACACCTAACAACGGCGATTAAACTGTTTGTACAGGTCTTGACATTCACTATAATGAAAGTAGCCCGTGTGGGCTCTGGGTTTATCTGTATTGAGTGCATTTTTATTCCCTAACAATACAAGTCAGATCAGTCTCAAATGTGGATCATTCCACAAGTTTAGGCCTGCGTATCTTTGAAATCTAGTCAGTCTAGTGCCCTTTGTGATGGCAGCAGTGTTAGGAATTTTTAATGGAGTTTTGCTCTTAATCTTTTTCGCCTTACTGCAGGTCTTCACGTATACTTCCTACCTTCTCGGAAAAGAGTGTTCTTCTAGAGCAGTATACACAGCCCAAGCCCCTGTCTTCCTAGACTATTTAATTTTTAGTAGGATTTTAGGCTCAGAGGCAATGTCCTTGCTTTGAATTTCTTTGTAAGAAACAAAATTCCTCCCACGAATATATCGTTGTCTTGGCCCTCCTACCAAAGCAAAGCTAAACTCGGTTGGTTTTGCTTGGGAATCCGCGGGGCCCCTCGAAATGAAAACTTCTTTGAAGTAAGGGCAGCTGCCACCTTGCTGAAAGATCTGCAGCTGAGGCCGGTAGGAACGAAAAGCCTTCCGCCACCAAATGTATGAGGCCGACTTGTAGCCACTGTACCTATAATCGTGTACACGCAGCTTTGTGAGCAACAGAGAACAAAAGCgagtaaacaagaaaaaaaagaagctaaagaTGGCGTCTGACGGCTTTGAAAAAGCCTCGCAGTCGTGTCCCTCCCTGAagaggcccctcccctccctggcttGTTGAGTGATTGCGGATTGCGGCCAATAACGTCCCCAGCCCTGCTCCGCCTCATCGTCCAACCGCCAATCACCGGGGGCCTGGAGACTGGCAGGGCGGGGCCTCCCCGCGTGCGCGCGCTAGCCGGGTACACGAGCCGCGCCTCGGTCGTCCGCGGCCGCCCGCGCGCCTTCTTGGTGCCGTTCGGTCAGCTAGCGCGGCGCGCGGGGCACACGAGGTGGGACACCCTTAGGGCCGCCAAGGCGGGATCGCCGCGGGAACTCTCCCGCCATACTCCCCCCAAGCCCTCCGAGCTTTTTTGGCCGCGTAGTCTACCCACGGTGACCCAACGAGATCCCCGGCCGCGCCTCGGCCAATCTGCTGTCTGCGGGCCTTCTGAGGAACACCCCTTTCCCAGGACACCTAGGGCATAGTCTAGCGGGGGCCTCAGTGGCGGGTCGCCCTGTTCCCTGCGGCCTGGAGGGCGGAGCTCAGCTCTATTCTCCCTTGCGCCGCTGTGTCCTCCCTGCCTGTGGCTGAAACGTTCTCTTCGGAAATTGTTCTGCTGTCCCTCGTGCCCACTTTGTCATCTTTGACTAATATTTAATCAGCTAACGTTTACCGAGGGCTCGCTGGGCACACGATACAGCTTTAGGAgctagtttttcatttttcagtttctccagaAATGCAGGAAGAGTCATTTACGTCAGGCACATGGATATGGAAACCTTAAACCGGTAATTTTAATCTCACCAAGTTGCATTTTAGcacatgtaaagaaaaaagacagtgcTATATCGGGTTAAAAACCCTCGTACTACTATACAGACATACTTGGAATTTTCGGATTACGTGGGATCCTTTTCTTAGGAACTCATTCTGCCCTCTGGGTCTACATCTTTTTTACCCCTAGAAACGAAgtcttagattttgtttttttgtagatCCTTAGATGGGtcagtctttaaaaatgtagaaaaatactgttttatggTGTTTACTTACCTGCTCTTGTGTGATAAGGAGCTCATGTCTGATAGAAATAGGTTTTGAGAGGACCTTCTATCCGGTGAGCCATTTTGCACCTTCAAGTGGGGGAGAAGGGCTGACCGGCACAGCAGGAACTTTAAGtggccattttccttttttatttcttaaaatgaagatTATGGTATCGATTGCTATGCTTTCAGTAATCACATTTAAGGAAGTCCATTGCTAGCATGACCCTGAATGAGTCAAGGGCccattataaaaacatatatcatCTGAGTGATACCATACCCTACACACCTATTAAACAGtgggaaaacttttatttttcatagtttggaGGTGAACTCAGTCATGCAGAAAATTCAAACTCAGAATGGGTTGAAGCAAGCAAGGGAGCTGCCAAGGGTATGATATATTTAGTTCTAACAAAAATACATGTCTTGGGAGGAAAGGGATAGTTAAGATTATGGACAGTCTCACCCTGAGCTGTCTGTCTAAAGAAgatgagttttctttcttctttatctaaatacttatttaaaaaaaaccaaaatttttgaaaagtacatTTTCTAGGCTCCTTTCACATGTATTAAAATTAGACCAATACAGAATGAACCCCAAACACACAGATTTTATGTAAACTTAAGTTTGACAGCTGCTGCCATTTTGTGTTGGCAGCTCATCATAGGATTGAAGATCTTTTTCTTAACATTCAATTCTAAAAGTTGATAGCATTTTGCAAAAGGCATGTATGTTATTCAGTGGTGGTCAATCTTAGtttattcctgttttttctttcttgaacaaGAATGCAAACTCTTGGTTTCAGAATAAATCAGCAATCTGAAGTTGCAAAAGTTGATAGTATTCAAGTTTAATAATAATGGTATAGACACTGCCTGGATAATTTACTCCAGTTAACTGTTGCTTTGCCAGACATTCCATGGATTGCTTCATGGGCTATTAAACAGTTATACATTTTGAGAGGTAAAATAAAGATACCATAATAAAGTTTAGCTATGTTAATAATGTTGGCAGGGTTAAATGGGCTTTAGAACCTTAAACTAGTGATGGAAAAAAGCAAGAATGATTAATTGTGGTAGGTCTGGagtgttagaaaagaagaatttaGCAGGTTGTAGCAACAGATAATGCAGCACTATCTATAATAAAGTTCTTTTATCAGTTTGAATTATTCAAACTGAGAAATGTCTGTAAAGTAAAAAGAGTGTCTCAATAGCATATATCTTTGTCTTCCTCTCTCCATGTCAATGAATCTTGGCCGCTgagttcatctttttcttctctgcagtCTCAGGGAAGagcttgccttccttccttctcatgggCGAATCCTTGctagaagaaaacttaaatcCTTTCCTAATATGtttatcctttcctttttcactggcctttttctttctgctttttaaacatACTGAGGCTCTAGTGCCCTCTCTGACttcctatttccttcctttcataaCTAAACTCTAGAAAACTTGACTTCATGTcttgcttccattttctctccatcACGTTCTCTTTCGTCTACTGCATAGTATTACTTTCACTACAAAAAATACCTCTCTGGTCATTGCCAGTGACCATCACAGacacataaaatgtatttccttaaTTTGCATCTTTTTTAACCATTCTGCTGCACTTGTCACAGTTGATTGGATCCACTTTCTtgatattcttcttctttttaataaatttacttatttatttttggctgcgttgggtcttcgttgccgtgagtgggttttctctagctgcagcgagcgggggctactctttgttgtggcgtgcaggcttctcatttctcattgcagtggcttctcttgttgagcacaggctccaggtgcgcgggcttcagtagttgctgcacgtgggctcagtagttgtggctcacgggctctagagtgcagcctcagtagttgtggtgcacaggcttagttgctctgtggcaatgtgggatcttcccaaaccagggctcgaacccgtgttccctacattggcaggcggattttttttttttttttttttttgctgtacgcgggcctcgcactgttgtggcctctcccgttgcggagcacaggctccggacgcgcaggctcagcggccgtggctcacgggaccagccgctctgcggcatgtgggatcttcccagaccggggcacgaacccgtgtcccctgcatcggcaggcggactctcaaccactgcgccaccagggaagtcccttgatatTCTTTCTACTTTGGCTTTCATAACACTCTTTTCCTCCCACCTTACTAACCATTCTTCTCTTTCAATGAAGCCTCTTGCAAGGATTGGCTCGAAGTGCTGTCCTTGGCCTTTGCCAAGGACTTTGTATTTACTCCTTGGAGAGCTCATTCACTCTCTGAAGTTCAAATATAACCTCCTACTAAAGTTTCCAAATCTGCATTCCAGCTCTGACCttcctcctgtttttgtttttcagtcctAGCCAGTTGCTTTCAGAACATTCCATTTAAAGATGCTGCCATCAATTTGAAATTTAACATGTTGTATAAATACACATCTTCTCAAACATGCTGGTGCCtcctctcagcttcctcatttctaTCATTCTGTCAGTGGTACCATCTTCTGACCCTCAGGTTTATAATCTTGAAGCTGTCTTTAACCAATTTCTATCCCCCACATTTATTAAGTTAAGAAATATGATCAGTCCTTCCTCCAGGATATTGAACCTTCATATCCACAATGCTGATTCTCATCACTTCTCTCCAGGATTAAACAATCTCCTAACCTCTAACTGTTCCACTTTAGGTATCTAagacaggggtcagcaaactatagcccCTAGTCTTAGGTctggcctgccacctgtttttgtatggcccatGAGATAAGaatgacttttatattttttaatgtaaatattaaatgtaatttgtgacatttctgtgtccataaataaagttttattgtaacacagccatgctcatgtTTATGtattgtccatggctgctttgtgctacagtggcagagttgaataCTTGTGACAGAAAccacatggcctgcaaagcctaagtTATTTACTATCTAGTCCTTTACAGAGAAAGGTTTGCGGACCCCTGCTCTAAGAGTTTCCTTAACTCGATTTTCAAAGTCCTCTGTCAGCTTTCTGTACCTTTTATATAAGCCATTTTGCTCTGATCTCTCACATGTACccttttaattctgttatttttttttcctgtcacttATCACGTCTTCTTACGACCCTCCCAGTTCATCCTATATCTTGCTCAAGGCTCAATTGTAGGTTTTTCTTCGATAAGCCCCCTTCCACATGATTTCATTCTGTTGatctttctattattttgaaCTAACTCCTCAAGATTTTTTTAGTCTGTACCATATTTTTAGGCACATGTGTATATTTTGACTTGTTCTTTAGACATTCTATTCTCACATGCACCGTAAGCTCCTTGTGTGTAGGGACTTTTGTCTTCCCTTCACTTGAGTACTTGGAGGTGGCAATCCATTTTGGTGACTCATCCTTTAGCATGGCCTTTCATATAGAGAATTTttagaaacacatttttgttgttgtttttaacttgcTCATCTTCTctaatggggatatatgtaactAATGatattagtgttttgtttttaataatttatccaGCGTTTGAATTGGTGTCTGGTTAGTAAATATCATAATGTGAAATGTTCCTTTAACACCTGCCAACTCCAGTttcctcatgctttttttttttttttttttttttggtacgcgggcctctcactgttgcggcctctctcgttgcggagcacaggctctggatgtgcaggttcagcggccatggctcacgggcccagccgctccgcggcatgtgggatcttcccggaccggggcccgaacccgtgtcccctgcatcggcaggcagactctcaaccactgcgccaccagggaagccctcctcatgCTTTTATTTCAGTGTCTTAGAGCTTATGTGGGAGACTCTAGCAGGAGCCTGGGAAACTAAGTCAGCAGTAATATCCATAGGAACCCCAAAAGAGTTATTTGAACGCCCATTATGCTACACTGCACTGTACCAGGTTTTTATAGACATATTAGTTCAAGAAAACACCTATTTGTTGCCCTGAACGTGACATTCTAAAATGGACATAATTAGGTAATACACAAAAtcgaaaagcagaaagaaattgAGGGACAAAATTATAGAGCAGATAGTATCATGATATTTTATGTCaacacaaatatgaaaatatatttagcatTAAAAACTAGCAGAGTTGAAATTATCCTTAGTCTAAACCAGGTCATGATAGTAAGTAAATTACAAATACTCTTGTTTTCTCAATACCTTTCTAATTTGCATCACAGAAGGTTTTGTACTGATAAATGCGTCTTTGTATACTTGAATtcattttttcttagaaatgtgCTATTAAATTTAGAGGGGAAACTCCCCAAATTCTATTTCAagccattgtattttttttttttttttcaagattaggACATCAGGATGGATGTCCAGGATGGGAAGACAAAAGGTTTCAGGAATCTCGCTGTTACGTGTGGAGCACTGACTGTGTGCCAGTATTCTGTAGATgccttatatatattatatacagtcTTCACAAAAGCACTCAAAAGCATCTCAGAGATGAGAACACTGGGGCTCAGAAAAGGGAATTAtatgcccaagttcacacagcccaTTTTAGTGCTGTTTTGGGAAGATTACCTAAGAAAGACCAtttaaggggagggaggggctcaaGGTAGGCACAACGCTGGCAGGGGTAAAGGCCTCCTGCAAGAAAGAGTGAGTTTTGGGGGCAAAAGTATTGCAGTTGTCAATGTGATCCCAGGAAGTGTACCCAGCTGGAGTCCCAACATGATGcatcttcatttctatttttttttaatttttaaaaattgaagtatagttaatgtaaattatatgttacaaatgtacaatatagtgatacacaatttttagaggttatactccatttatagttattataaaatattggctacattccctgtgttgtacagtatatccttgtagttttatacattatttatttatttattaaaaacagtttttttaactgaagtatagttgatgtacagtattatataagtgaCAGGTCTTAATTTCTTGTTGTACAAATCCTGAACCCAAGTGGTATATTACTGTTTACAtaatttcctttctctcacaACATCCATGTTTCAGATTAAACTCTGCATGATGTtggttttaaaaaacttaaaaacccCGCTGGAGCATGTAGGACCTTATTTAGGAAGGAAAAGGATATATTAATGATTCATCCACAAATTGACCTGGGAATCACTTAGTGCTTTCCTTTaaccttttgttttaatttgactttaacctttatttttttgttgttgtttttgtttgttttatttatttttggtggcattgggtcttcgttgctgtgagtaggcttttctctagttgtggagagcgggggctactctttgttgcagtgcatgggcttctcactgtgatagcttctcttgttgcagagcacgggctctaggcacgcaggcttcagtagttgtggcacgcaggctcagtagttgtggcgcacaggcttagttgctccacgccatgtggaatcttcctggaccggggctcgaatcttcctggaccatgtcccctgcatcggcaggcagattcttaaccactgcgccaccagggaagtcctaacctTTAGTTTTTTAGGTTTAACTATGCCTTCCAGTGACTCTAATGATAGAGAAGCAGTAAATGGATTTAAGTTCTTACAAGATGTGAATATCTAGCACAGAAAAGCATTTCTTCCATATAAAGGgtagaaaaagcaaattaaagactattctttaaaaaccaaatgtaattaaaatgcaTTGTCAGATTTACATTTTAGTACCTCAGAGGCATTGATATTGCCTGTTTCCGAAATGAGATTGCTgactcaaaacaaacaaacaaaccaaatctCGGAATGTGGAAAATTCTCCTaaccttctcctctccttttttttttttttttctctctctcctctccttttaaTTGTGATGTTATGATATAATTTACAGGGTAAGATAGAAATGTATCTCTTGAGGAAATTGTAAACATACTTAAGATTTTGTCACTTAGGGAGCTTCAGGCAGaaagattcttttttctgtaatcaAGTGTCATTTAGAAAATGACAATATGAAGTTCCTTGGAGTGTTCTCAGTGGTACAAACCAACCctcccacactttttttttcctcctgaagtAGTTTAGTTGCTTAACTACAGTGATTCAAAAGAGAGGCAGTTTGGCTTATCATTGATATTCTGGTCTCTCCTTTTGGGGGCTGGTTGTGCGGGTAGAGTGGCAGCATGTAGCTACTTAGACAATCCCGTTCAGCTCTGCCTCTCCCTTAAGCAGCATGAGAAGTGGAGTTGAGGGTCCCCAGTTGGTTTCTCTGGGCTTCCAGCTGGAGGATTCAGAACAGCTAGTTTCTATCGCAGAGGCTGTAGGCCCAGGTGTACAAAGTGTGAGAGTAGGGGGCTGTGCACAGCCCTGGTTACTGCAGCTCAACTCTCCTATCcagcttttcctttcatttccctgcccacccccaaaaCATTAATGATATAATAGTGTGAAGTTGGCAACATGTTGGGGGCTGCAATGATTGGCCTTTTCCTTGTATAGGAGTCTTACTCTGAATGCATCTGTATGCAAATTATAGAGACGGTAGAATCATGATTTTTTATGTCAACAAAAAGTGGTATCagtttaaatacacacacacactaaactgAAAGTAGCCATAACTGGATTCTGCTGTCTTCCCCTGACCTTGAAAAAGATATATAAGTTCTCTGCATGTCTCTTCTCTGGCCCTGGGTTAACATGTGTTTCCTAGAGCTGTTGTGTGGATGAGATTAACCTACATGAAGTGTTCTGAACTCCTTAAGGAAGGATGTCAAAGCAATAAAATGCAATACTGTTTTTACAGCCAAGACAGAGAGACGGAGAAGACAGATCtacattttcttccttaattttctGATCTTTCCAGATGCCGGTGGGTCcttttgagtcccagctctgttcCTTAGCTTGGAGTGGTGGGGAATTCCATGCCTTCCACCCTCTGAAACTGTGTTCCTCCCGAAGGCCTTTGTAGGCCCACCCTTTTGGGAAGGGGTGAGTGTGACCCCCACTGTGTTGAGCTAGGGCAGCACAGAGAAGAAGGCCCTCTGCTCCATAGCCCAAGGAGAGGCAGCCATGGACTGTGTGCGCCTTCAGGGCTAGCCCACTCCTCCTTCACAGAACCCAGCCCCCGGGGGCCCAGGCTGCTCCGACCAACCTCCATGAAAAAGGAGAGTGAATCCAAAGAGACCAGAGCTTCGTGCGGTCCGGTCGACTGGGGACACTTTTGCAGCAGTCCAGCAGCGTGAGCACGGgccttcctgcctctgccaccatGTCCTTCAGCGCCAccattctcttctcccctcccagtGGCGGCGAGGCCAGATGCTGCTGCTGTGCCTGTAAGAGCGAGACTAGCGGGGGCAGCACAAGCTGTCAGGGCGGGAACCCTCCTCCCAGCACCCCGATCACGGTCACCGGACACGGCCTGGCCGTCCAGAGTTCAGAGCAGCTCCTGCATATTATCTACCAGCGGGTGGATAAGGCCGTGGGTCTGGCTGAGGCTGCGCTGGGTCTCGCCAGGGCCAACAACGAATTGTTAAAACGTCTCCAGGAGGAAGTGGGTGAGCTGAGGCAAGGGAAGGTGCCCGTCCCCGATGAAGACGGCGAGAGCCGGGTGCACGGCTCCCCGCCCGAGGAGCCCGGGCCCCTCAAGGAGAGCCCCGGAGAGGCAGACAGGGCCTTGCCGGCCGTGGAAGAGGAGTGTGACAGTGTGGGCAGCGGCGTGCAGGTGGTGATCGAGGAGCTGCGGCAGCTGGGAGCGGCCTCAGCTGGGGGGCCTGGGCCCTTGGGCTTCCCGGCCGCTCAGAGAGACGTACGGCTCCCGGTATGCGCCCTGGCTGCAGGCGAGGGGCCTCCGATGCTCAACCCCGTGAGTACGCAGCGCAGGACACTAGCGGGGCTGTGCTTCTGTGCTCTTCCCgacctctttctcttctcttctctccatccttcaGCCTTTCTTTCGGTTGTATCTGTGACAGAACAGCACGGTACCCAGTTTCCTTTGCCGGCAGGGAGAGTCAGCCctcctgggttttttgttttttgtttttttgggttttttttttttttggtaccgtGGCCTCTCCGGCAGAAGGTCATTTTCTGGCGTGAGTGGTGTCGGGGCAGTGGTACTGCGCTCCCTCTCTGTTGCTCTGCATGGCACCTTCTCCACAGCTGCCTTGGCTGCTCCGTGGGTTCTGCCTCTCCTGGCAAGGATGCCTGCCGAGCACAGACGGCTCATTCATATTTGATCACGGGCCCTCTGCTTGCCAAGAGGAATTCAGGACTATGAGGGAGATGGGGATgtgaggagagagaggcagaggcggggagagagagagaagggaaagtgggagggagaggacaAAGATAATAGCCGACAGGTGtagggagggaaagaggcaggcggaaatgaagggaaggagaaaaagtggaaaacaagAGCAGAGGAGAAAGGTGAACCTAAATGGAAGGAGAATTGatgcaagagagagaaaatgaggtaaggtgggagggaggtagaggacaggaaataaaaatgaggaaCAGAAATGAGAGTTGAGAGTTCACAGTAAGAGGATGATAACATGtagggagaaagagggaagcgAGCAGGCCTATTTTGTGAgcaggaaaagacaaagaagcacaTGTGCTATTTCAGCTTCTTTACTGCTCAGGGCCATATGAGCAGGAAAATCCTGGCTGAGGAGAGTAAAAACTGCAGAAGTAGTTTCACACATGGAAGTATGGAAAGGAGATGGAGCAACTGTAGAGATCTCAGAGATGGGAAACTAACAGATGTGTTGCCACTTGAGAGACAGTGGGAGGTCTGTCAGCTCTCCTCCACCCTCTCCTCCAGAGCGTCCTCCCTCTGCCCTGTCTCTGTTCCTCCTCCCCGCCACGACGAGGCCCAGACACCCAGGAAAGTGTAGAGCAGCAGAACACACAGGGTTGATGGGAGGGATGAGACTCCCAGCCCATCTGCTGGATCTTAGGAGTGTGACCAGTTGTGTCACACTGCCACTGGTCACTGCTCCCTTGAGGTCTAGCCACGTGCGGGTGATGGCCCCGCGGCTCGCCCCAGTCTGTGCCCCGCCAGGGACTATCCTTGGTTTGGGACTGTtggaggaggagctgggaaggtgggaggaggctAGGAGGTACCTGGCCAGGCAGAGCCCTGAGCTGTGGTTCTTTCTGGCAGGGAAGGCTTCCAAGCCAACAGGATGGAATTAGATTTCACAGCACAGAAAGCAGCTCACAGGTCTATAAATCTCAGCCTCCTCCCCcacttctttctgtgttttttttcccccactttcactgttttgttttctgggctGCAAAAAtccccctcctttcttctctcctctctctctctctctctctctctcccttcctccctccttccttcccctaccCTCTATGTCCTTGAGGGAGGGCACAGGCAGGCAAGCAGGTGTCAGGGCAGTGACAGTCAGATGTGGCCAGAGCAGGATCAAGGTGAGGGCACACACTGGCCCTGCAAAGGGAAAAGGGCGGGGTCGGGGAGGCAGTGCTAGCCTCTCTAGAGATTTCCGACTTTATATCTCCCTCCTTTGCTCCCGTATCTctcctttttattgttattttattctcttgctcctcttgctttgttttcctttcttgtcatCACTTCCTCCCTCAACTCCTCTCAGGCAAAACACTTGCCTAGTTACATTTCCTATACTCAAGCACACAGCGTAAATGACTACTCACAAAGCGTCAGAAACATGCCTTCTCTGTATAATCAGTCCTGTGGTAATGACCCAACATGAGAGGCCCTGTACCCACAGAAATATTTGCCCACACTCCTTGTTCATTATACTTGGCCAGTGAATGATGGTTGATCAGGTTCCCGTAAGCCTGGCTGGCTAATAGgctattcttttttatgttcttagCTGGTGGATGATTATGTGGCCTCTGAGGGTGCAGTGCAGCGGGTGCTGGCCCCTGCTTATGCCAAGCAGCTTTCACCAGCCACACAATCGGCGATCCAGCGGACAACCTCAGAGACAGGGCCGGAAAACGGAACCAagctgcccccgccccaccctgagGACATGCTCAGTGCTGCTGCTGCCCTGGAAGGTGCCTTGGAAGAATCAGGCCCTGGGGGAACTGGGGAGCTGAGACACTCTCTAGGATTTACTGCTTCCCCATGCAGGACCAGAGGGAGTGGGCAGAAGAACTCCAGGCGCAAGCGGGATCTGGTCCTCTCCGTAAGTGAGCTCGCTTTCTCCACGTTTTTCTTCAGTCTGGAGAGATAAGTGAAGAGGGAAGTGTGGGTTGATTTTAAACGTCCCATATCGAATGAATGGTATCCTGAAGCCTGCTGGAGTGGGAGGGGCAAGAAGGAGAGAGCCTCTTCCCTAGCCCAGGGACAGGCAGCCCCACTGCTATCAGTGGAACTTCTTTAGGTTTTCCCAGATAGATTGATATCTTCCATTTAAAGATAAGGgaattatatcatatatataattatataattacatcATATCTCCTGGTGATCTCATAATCCTGATGGGAAGATCCTTAAGGGGTTAAGCAGATTGACGGCAGCAGAGCAGCACTGGAAACTGCCTGCAAATTACCAGTGTTCAGGGTGAGTAGCAAGGGTC
Above is a genomic segment from Tursiops truncatus isolate mTurTru1 chromosome 2, mTurTru1.mat.Y, whole genome shotgun sequence containing:
- the C2H14orf93 gene encoding uncharacterized protein C14orf93 homolog isoform X1, with protein sequence MSFSATILFSPPSGGEARCCCCACKSETSGGSTSCQGGNPPPSTPITVTGHGLAVQSSEQLLHIIYQRVDKAVGLAEAALGLARANNELLKRLQEEVGELRQGKVPVPDEDGESRVHGSPPEEPGPLKESPGEADRALPAVEEECDSVGSGVQVVIEELRQLGAASAGGPGPLGFPAAQRDVRLPVCALAAGEGPPMLNPLVDDYVASEGAVQRVLAPAYAKQLSPATQSAIQRTTSETGPENGTKLPPPHPEDMLSAAAALEGALEESGPGGTGELRHSLGFTASPCRTRGSGQKNSRRKRDLVLSKLVHNVHNHITNDKRFNGSESIKSSWNISVVKFLLEKLKQELVTSPHNYTDKELKGACVAYFLTKRREYRNSLNPFKGLKEKEEKKLRSRRYRLFANRSSIMRHFGPEDQRLWKDVTEELMSDEEDSLNEPGVWVARPPRFRAQRLTQLCYHLDANSKHGTKANRVYGPPSDRLPSAEAQLLPPELYNPNFQEEEDEGGDENGPVSPSFDQPHKTCCPDLNSFIEIKVEKDE